The Pricia mediterranea genome includes a window with the following:
- a CDS encoding 1-aminocyclopropane-1-carboxylate deaminase/D-cysteine desulfhydrase yields MGKFRNTDSIHAPTLEEKGKVRNQAVTLPILSEKQVSLTIKREDLIHPLISGNKFRKLKYNLIESHRKGFDTVLTFGGAFSNHIAATAYAGKLQGLKTVGIIRGHELAEKWESNPTLRSASDQGMQLEFVSREAYRDKENPSYLKYLQHRFGPCYLLPEGGTNPLAVKGCEEILTPSDADFDVICCPVGTGGTLAGIINASLENQQILGFPALNGGFLSEDIRNFARKENWELVDDYHFGGYAKVTGELVHFINDFKKRTCIPLDPIYTGKMVLGIFELIKKDYFPPKTRILVVHTGGLQGISGMNIHLKKKNLPALDL; encoded by the coding sequence ATGGGAAAGTTCAGAAATACCGATAGCATTCATGCTCCAACCTTGGAGGAAAAAGGGAAGGTCCGTAATCAAGCGGTTACGCTCCCAATACTTTCCGAGAAGCAAGTTTCCCTTACGATAAAGAGGGAAGATTTGATACATCCCCTGATTTCGGGGAACAAATTCCGAAAGCTCAAATACAATCTTATTGAGTCACATCGTAAGGGATTCGATACCGTCCTCACTTTTGGGGGTGCCTTTTCCAACCATATCGCGGCCACGGCCTATGCCGGAAAATTGCAGGGTCTGAAAACGGTGGGCATCATCCGGGGGCATGAACTGGCCGAAAAATGGGAATCCAATCCTACCTTGCGATCGGCGTCCGACCAAGGGATGCAGTTGGAATTTGTCTCTAGGGAAGCTTATCGCGACAAGGAGAATCCATCCTACTTAAAATACTTACAACACCGGTTCGGACCCTGCTACCTGTTGCCCGAGGGCGGTACCAATCCTTTGGCGGTAAAGGGATGCGAGGAGATCTTGACCCCGTCAGATGCCGATTTCGATGTAATCTGCTGCCCTGTAGGAACCGGCGGAACCCTCGCCGGAATCATCAATGCATCCCTTGAAAATCAGCAAATTTTGGGGTTTCCCGCTCTGAACGGCGGATTTTTAAGCGAAGATATTCGTAATTTTGCCCGAAAGGAGAATTGGGAATTGGTGGATGATTACCATTTTGGAGGGTATGCAAAGGTAACGGGCGAGCTTGTACACTTTATTAACGATTTCAAGAAACGTACCTGTATTCCCCTAGACCCGATATACACCGGAAAAATGGTTTTAGGGATTTTCGAGCTGATCAAAAAGGATTACTTTCCTCCTAAAACCAGAATTTTAGTCGTACATACGGGGGGATTACAAGGTATCTCGGGGATGAATATCCATTTAAAAAAGAAAAATTTACCAGCATTGGACCTATGA
- a CDS encoding acetylxylan esterase: protein MKRILFYILITYPICMATAQFEPNYDETKVPKFEASDLLTTFDGKKVNDTSGWENTRRPELYHFFEEQVYGKVPGKLDSLSFEVVEGSTEALGGKAIRKQIEVDMFKNGKSLSFHILLYLPNNGKASPIFLGYNFYGNHTITDDSNVIISNAWAMDNEDFGISDNTLTKASRGVRTHRWAIEKIIDGGFGLATIYYGEVDPDKNDFSDGLHRLFYEEGQTNPKADEWGSIAAWAFGMSRALDYLETDSDVDAHRVISFGHSRLGKAALWAGASDQRFAAVISNNSGCGGAALSKRKFGETVGRINARFPHWFSDTFTAYNDNEEALAIDQHGLLAQIAPRPLYVASAEDDQWADPRGEYLSAHYVTPVYQLYGKKGLARTKMPQTGSPVHHTVAYHIRTGKHDVTEYDWEQYISWAKKFVAKEE from the coding sequence ATGAAGCGCATCCTATTTTACATCCTTATAACTTATCCCATTTGTATGGCCACTGCACAGTTCGAACCCAATTATGACGAAACCAAAGTCCCAAAATTCGAGGCCTCCGATCTTTTGACCACGTTTGATGGGAAAAAGGTCAACGATACTTCAGGATGGGAGAACACACGCCGACCGGAGCTTTATCACTTCTTTGAGGAGCAGGTATACGGCAAAGTTCCGGGGAAACTGGATAGCTTATCCTTCGAGGTGGTCGAGGGATCGACCGAGGCATTAGGCGGAAAGGCCATCCGCAAACAAATCGAGGTCGATATGTTTAAAAACGGGAAGTCCCTCAGCTTCCACATCCTCCTCTACCTACCGAACAATGGGAAGGCCTCCCCAATTTTCCTCGGCTATAATTTCTACGGAAACCATACAATCACCGATGATTCCAATGTCATCATATCGAATGCGTGGGCGATGGACAACGAGGACTTCGGTATCTCCGATAACACCCTCACCAAAGCATCGCGCGGAGTCCGTACCCATCGCTGGGCCATCGAAAAGATAATTGATGGCGGATTCGGACTGGCTACCATCTACTACGGCGAGGTCGATCCTGATAAAAACGATTTCTCGGACGGGCTGCACCGCTTGTTCTATGAAGAGGGCCAGACCAATCCCAAAGCGGACGAGTGGGGCAGCATCGCGGCTTGGGCTTTTGGCATGAGCCGCGCCTTGGATTATTTGGAAACCGATTCGGACGTCGACGCGCACCGCGTCATTTCGTTCGGGCACTCCCGTCTGGGAAAGGCGGCCCTATGGGCGGGAGCCAGCGACCAGCGTTTTGCCGCAGTGATCAGCAACAATTCCGGATGCGGCGGGGCGGCGCTTTCAAAACGGAAATTCGGGGAGACCGTTGGCCGCATCAATGCCCGTTTTCCTCACTGGTTCAGCGACACCTTTACCGCGTACAACGATAATGAAGAAGCCCTAGCCATTGATCAGCACGGACTGCTGGCCCAGATAGCGCCAAGACCACTTTATGTGGCCAGTGCCGAAGATGATCAATGGGCAGATCCCAGGGGGGAGTATTTATCGGCACATTATGTCACGCCCGTGTACCAACTGTACGGTAAAAAAGGACTCGCTCGGACCAAAATGCCCCAAACCGGTTCCCCCGTTCACCATACGGTAGCCTATCACATCCGGACCGGAAAGCATGATGTGACCGAGTACGATTGGGAGCAGTATATTTCGTGGGCGAAAAAGTTTGTTGCGAAAGAAGAATGA
- a CDS encoding glucosaminidase domain-containing protein — translation MIRNLILLFVLGTVFIGCKSKKRAVATENHRPTESKETTVAHQVEKVDDGVYVMPEDTGEFVRYEIDSPEEYIETFAEIAQFEMKAYGIPASITLAQGLLESGIGRGELARKTNNHFGIKCHRGWQGDFDHHDDDVKGECFRKYNHPMYSYRDHSIFLTGRSRYNFLFDLPNDDYKKWAKGLRKAGYATDKRYPEKLIALIERYDLDRFDTAVVESGYGQKRSGRSASDPESPPMTERDPRTEASGAGYGNDGKSEVAAAGARYASHTVQAGDTLYSISKRYAVSVNDLKRWNYLYDNDLAIGQELTVKTENFNK, via the coding sequence ATGATACGAAATCTTATTCTGCTATTTGTTCTAGGAACTGTTTTTATCGGATGTAAATCCAAAAAACGGGCAGTCGCAACGGAGAACCATCGTCCAACAGAATCCAAGGAAACCACGGTCGCCCACCAAGTTGAAAAGGTTGACGACGGCGTTTACGTGATGCCCGAGGACACGGGGGAGTTTGTTCGTTACGAAATCGATTCCCCCGAGGAATATATCGAGACCTTTGCCGAAATCGCCCAGTTCGAAATGAAGGCCTATGGGATTCCCGCTAGTATCACGCTCGCCCAGGGATTGCTCGAAAGTGGCATTGGAAGGGGAGAGCTGGCGCGTAAGACCAACAACCACTTCGGTATCAAATGCCATCGGGGCTGGCAAGGCGATTTCGACCACCACGACGACGACGTCAAAGGGGAGTGTTTCAGGAAATACAATCACCCCATGTATTCGTATCGAGATCACAGCATCTTTTTGACCGGGCGCTCGCGGTATAATTTTCTCTTCGATCTCCCGAACGACGATTATAAAAAATGGGCCAAGGGACTTCGAAAGGCCGGGTATGCCACTGACAAAAGGTATCCCGAGAAATTAATTGCCCTTATCGAACGCTATGATCTTGACAGGTTCGACACCGCCGTGGTCGAATCGGGCTATGGGCAAAAACGGAGCGGCCGATCGGCTTCCGACCCGGAATCCCCACCGATGACCGAGCGGGACCCGCGAACGGAAGCATCCGGTGCCGGATATGGAAATGACGGAAAATCAGAGGTTGCCGCTGCTGGAGCCCGATACGCCAGTCATACCGTGCAGGCGGGCGATACGCTGTACTCCATCTCAAAGCGCTACGCCGTTTCCGTAAACGATTTAAAACGCTGGAACTATCTTTACGACAACGACTTGGCCATCGGGCAGGAGCTAACCGTAAAAACGGAAAACTTTAACAAGTAA
- a CDS encoding DUF5522 domain-containing protein — protein sequence MRRRNSMETDDFYLSEKGYRVFTEAYHLKRGYCCESGCRHCPYGYDPKTNHQ from the coding sequence ATGAGAAGGAGGAATTCTATGGAGACAGACGACTTTTACCTATCTGAAAAAGGCTACAGGGTATTTACCGAAGCATATCATTTAAAACGCGGCTATTGCTGTGAAAGCGGATGTAGGCATTGCCCCTACGGCTATGACCCTAAAACAAATCACCAATAG
- a CDS encoding DUF4136 domain-containing protein: MKTIKTLVMPMLAVLFLSACSSVKVLSDYDRQANFNEYKSYAFYKTGIDKVQISDLDKKRILRAIEAEMSQRGFVKSENPDLLVSIFTKEKEQVDIYNNYWGGYGYYGWGWSPYYWGPGYGRGAYASTRTEGSLYIDLIDADSKELVWQGKGVGNLGNIENIEKKEERIREFVSEILMQYPPNQVAAR, from the coding sequence ATGAAAACTATAAAAACGCTAGTGATGCCGATGCTGGCCGTACTTTTTTTAAGTGCGTGTTCTTCGGTCAAGGTGCTTTCCGATTACGACAGACAGGCCAACTTCAACGAGTACAAGTCGTATGCTTTCTATAAAACGGGCATAGACAAAGTACAGATATCCGATCTGGATAAAAAACGGATTTTAAGGGCCATCGAGGCGGAGATGTCCCAACGCGGTTTTGTGAAGTCCGAAAATCCTGATCTGTTGGTCAGTATTTTCACAAAAGAGAAAGAGCAAGTCGATATTTACAACAACTATTGGGGCGGCTATGGCTATTATGGATGGGGCTGGAGTCCTTATTACTGGGGTCCCGGTTACGGTCGTGGCGCCTATGCCAGCACCCGTACCGAAGGGTCACTCTATATTGACCTGATCGACGCAGACAGTAAGGAACTGGTCTGGCAAGGCAAAGGGGTCGGCAATTTGGGCAATATTGAGAATATCGAAAAGAAAGAGGAACGTATCCGCGAATTCGTGTCCGAAATTTTGATGCAGTATCCGCCGAATCAGGTAGCGGCTAGATAG
- a CDS encoding aromatic amino acid hydroxylase, translating into MSYKSNPVLDKLPEHLRQYIKPQNYGDYSAIDQAVWRYVMRKNVDYLSKVAHGSYLDGLKKTGISVDHIPNMYGMNRILKEIGWAAVAVDGFIPPSAFMEFQAYNVLVIASDIRQLDHIEYTPAPDIIHEGAGHAPIIANPEYAEYLRRFGEIGCKAISNAKDFELYEAVRHLSIIKEAAGTPKEEIDAAQKRIEKLQDNMGEPSEIALIRNLHWWTVEYGLIGTPEHPKIYGAGLLSSIGESAWCMKEKVKKVPYSIEAAYTSFDITQPQPQLFVTPDFAFLNQVLEDFADTMALRTGGLSGLQKLIASKELGSIELSTGLQISGNFESVIGHKGNPVYFQTKGKTALAYREKELVGHGIEQHASGFGSPVGKLKGINLAIENMAPRDLKAYNIFEGRKIELDFEGGIKVAGEIVTGTRNLSGAILLVTFKDCKVTHNDELLFESKEETYSMAVGESVVSAFNGPADVNSFDLITHEISSTTIKPEISEQQTRLEQYYDQIRHFREGKNTTISRHKVLDALQNEYPNDWLLSVELYELAKANGDIEFAEEILSHLEDVKRGNPKVGHLIDDGVELVEDNFVIQR; encoded by the coding sequence ATGTCCTACAAAAGCAATCCCGTACTCGATAAACTGCCCGAACACCTTAGGCAGTATATCAAGCCCCAGAATTACGGGGACTACTCGGCCATTGACCAGGCCGTGTGGCGGTATGTCATGCGGAAGAACGTGGATTATCTCAGTAAGGTCGCCCACGGGTCATATCTGGACGGATTGAAAAAAACGGGGATATCGGTAGACCATATCCCCAATATGTACGGCATGAACCGTATTCTCAAGGAAATCGGATGGGCCGCCGTGGCCGTGGACGGGTTTATCCCTCCTTCGGCCTTTATGGAGTTCCAGGCCTATAACGTGTTGGTCATCGCCTCGGACATCCGTCAGCTCGACCATATTGAATATACCCCCGCACCCGATATCATTCACGAAGGGGCCGGACATGCGCCGATCATCGCCAATCCCGAATACGCCGAATACCTGCGTCGCTTTGGGGAAATCGGCTGTAAGGCCATCTCCAATGCCAAGGATTTTGAGCTGTACGAGGCGGTGCGGCACCTCTCCATCATCAAGGAGGCCGCCGGAACCCCGAAGGAAGAAATCGATGCCGCCCAGAAACGTATCGAAAAGCTACAGGATAACATGGGCGAACCCAGCGAAATCGCCCTGATCCGTAACCTCCACTGGTGGACGGTCGAGTACGGACTTATCGGTACGCCCGAGCACCCGAAAATCTATGGCGCGGGACTGCTTTCCTCCATCGGGGAAAGTGCCTGGTGCATGAAGGAGAAGGTCAAGAAAGTGCCCTATTCCATTGAGGCGGCCTACACTTCCTTTGATATTACCCAGCCGCAGCCCCAACTTTTCGTGACTCCCGATTTTGCTTTTCTGAATCAGGTACTTGAAGATTTTGCCGATACTATGGCCTTGCGTACCGGAGGGTTATCAGGACTTCAAAAACTGATCGCCTCCAAGGAATTGGGCAGCATCGAACTGAGTACGGGCTTGCAGATCTCGGGCAATTTCGAGAGCGTCATCGGACACAAGGGCAATCCCGTTTATTTTCAGACCAAAGGAAAGACCGCTCTCGCCTATCGTGAAAAAGAGCTCGTCGGCCATGGCATCGAACAGCACGCATCCGGTTTTGGATCGCCCGTAGGAAAGTTAAAAGGCATCAATCTGGCCATCGAAAATATGGCCCCCCGTGACCTGAAAGCCTACAATATATTTGAGGGACGTAAGATTGAATTGGATTTCGAAGGTGGAATCAAGGTAGCCGGCGAAATTGTTACCGGAACCCGCAACCTCAGTGGGGCCATTCTCTTGGTCACCTTTAAAGATTGCAAGGTTACCCACAATGACGAACTTTTATTCGAGTCAAAAGAGGAAACCTATAGCATGGCCGTAGGCGAAAGCGTGGTTTCGGCCTTTAACGGCCCCGCCGACGTCAACAGCTTTGACCTTATTACCCACGAGATTTCGTCGACGACCATCAAACCTGAGATTTCGGAGCAACAGACCCGTTTGGAACAATATTATGACCAAATACGCCATTTTAGGGAGGGGAAGAATACTACAATCTCAAGACATAAAGTGCTTGACGCCCTACAAAACGAATATCCAAACGATTGGCTCTTGTCCGTCGAGCTTTACGAGCTCGCCAAAGCGAACGGTGACATTGAATTTGCAGAAGAAATCCTTAGTCACTTGGAGGATGTCAAACGGGGAAATCCGAAAGTCGGGCATCTGATCGATGACGGGGTGGAGTTGGTGGAGGATAATTTCGTAATTCAAAGGTGA